The genomic window GCCAGTGATGCATTATTTCAGTATTCACGTTAGTTTAACCTGGGAGGTTAGCTGGGTCATACATTTACAGGAACAGTTAAACTAGAGACAATTGGAGATCAAgtcagagagaaggagagaatcTGAATGATGTGAAGTGGAGAGTACAGTGAAGGATGTAAACAGCTATCAGAGTCCATCACATACAGAACAAAAAACCTGCACGTGTAGAAGCCAGAAAGTGTTTTGACTAGCCCATTTTTAAAGGATATGGTTGGGATGAAAAGATCAATTTTAAGGATTTTGGAACTCACCGCAGTCtctggcagcagcacagtggagTGGGTTGTAGCCAAAGGAGGCGTGAGCTtcggggagggggggggagaggaaCAGGGGGAAAGTGCTGGAGCTGGTGGAGATGTGGACTGGTGAGCTCAGATAAAGCAGACTCTTGCCAGGGATGGATTTTCAAATGAGTTGGTCTGATGAATGAGTGAGTACAGCACTGATAGACTTGTAAGACTGCCCATAACTCGTTAATATTTATGACAGTGCCAGCTGACCAAAGtgattttattataatgtgCTGGCCAAGTTGAGTGCTCAGAGGCCCACCTAGCATGCTCCACTAGATCTCTTTAATTTTACAGATTCTCTCCAAACTGGCAGGTTTTCTCCACAATTACCTGAAATATGCACCATAAAATAGGAATAAAGCCAATAGTAATGAGAATAGTAATGACTATACACTCTTTATATCAaagattaaaaagagaaataaactaGAACACGATTTCTAAACACAATTAGACACAATTATCTACATTtagcttcaaataaaacaaccaaTTGATTCATTCTAGAAGTCATTATTagcaaaatagaaatataatatgTCAAGAATAACCATTGAAACGTTGTGTGAAGgggaaatacaaatacacacattcaaatttGAACTTGAAGTACTAGAATTATTAAATCTAAGCTGAATTATTTGACATCTTCACCGTCTCATTGCAGTACTGCTGTCGTCCCATTGGATAAACTCGAATTGCTCATTCCTGATTTCACCTGAATGTAACTTTGGTCAAGTGCAGCTTGGCCAAAATGTGGCCAGCATGTGAACCTGGACAGAAAAGATAACCACATTAGCCCCGCACTGACCTCCATGCATTTGCTTTAATTTCAAGGTTCTCCAGCTGACACTACATTACACAGACTTGCGCCATCTGAAGTCAGTCTGAAGCCACAATGCAGAGCTCCAGACTATTCATAGAATTAACAAAACATCTTTCTCCTTGtcctacagaaaaaaaaaacgtttgaTATCAGGAAGTTTTCCTGCTCTAGAAACGttacagttcatttaaaacGGTTTAATACAGCACAAACGTATCATCAGTAGCGTTATATTGTGTGTAAGCTCACTGTATGCACAGGCTATAATATGCATGCTGTCTCCCATGACTTACgctgttgtttttaattctaaaatatattaaacCTATAGTTTATTCACTTTACTTCCGATTTACTCTCAAAGACATTGGCAAAGATGAAAATGCTCTTTATTTCTCAGCTTTTTCCACCAAAAGTGACGATAATGTAAAGTAAAGAGGACACATGAGGTTATTGTCCCACAGAAACAATTCACCAAACCAAGCCAATAAAGCTGCAGAGGTGGCAGTGGGACAAGTTGGATTCAGTGGGACAATTTTATCACTCTGAAAGCAGCTCTGTGGTGTGGgaggcatacacacacacacacacacacacacacatatgtgacACATACTTGCAGACatgcatacatttacatacactcGCCCACGCAggatactgtacagtatatgggtTCTTGTGTGGACATATGAGCAGAGCAGAGTTATTATGCAGACTCTCACACACGCAAATTCCAccacacgtgtacacacacagcatcttTGCCAGCCAGATGTGAGAAGGATTAGCAAAGTTGGCAGTCAGCGGCACAGAGCTCCTTATCCAGTGAAGCTAATTCAGTTTACTACGCTACCACGCTCTCACTTTCTCACCCACAAtctttgtctccatcttcaCCTTTTGATCTCTCTCTCCGCTCTGCTGTCgctctcttttttatttccatcactcttcctctcttctaTCAGTCTTCACCCCTGTCCCcaccctttctctcctcctggCCTCTTCCTCATCCTTTCCCCCTGTTGCTTTCAGTTCCAGCAGGAGTGCTTGATTTGCTTTGTCAGGAAGGTGAAGTTGTCTCAGAAAGCGCACCATGCCTGTGGCTGTGAAAGCCCGGTGCTGATAAAGGATGGGTGATGTTACCCAAGAGGTTCTTTCAGCATCTGTGAAAACTGATAAAAGCTGTGTCAATATGACTGCAACATTTGAAACTATTTTGAGTTATTTGACCTGTGCATGAAGGGCAGTGCCTTGGATTTAGTTCTACCCTGGAAAACGTGAGCTCACCCTGGTGCATCTAAATGGTTCTGATCCCGGAGCAGTTAGGGATTCTGCATCTTGCTCAAAGACACATTCTagcaaaactgaaatacaaagttgttttaaaatattaggTCCAAAAAGCTTGTTGAAGTAGCCACTAACACAACCCAAGATCATAGTAGTGGGCATCAGTCACAAAAGCTCCCCAAGATTTTCTTATAATTTGTACCACTGATGTTCATACAAAGGTAGATAAATGCAAGAAGAGGTTACAACACAGCTAATAAGTTAAATACAAGTCAATTACTTCCACCTATCGAATAAATCATAATCAACAAGCTCACTGAGCCTCAAACTCACCCTTCACACTCTTCCTGCTGTGTGCAAGCTCTAAACACAGCTAGAAAGTATGATACAGTACTGTAGCTGCCTCCATTTTtaatttccttccttccttctgttATTTTAAGATTCTgttatgtgtattttgttttttcaagtcCTCTGACTGCTGATGATTGTGGCTTATATTTATCACACAGACATTAGAGCGGTATCACCTTTGGCTGCACAGGAGCACCGCTCAGGTTGAAGGACAGCCACCGTGATTGCCATGTGTCACGCGGTACACACCTGTATCTTGAGCTCACTGTGTGGTGACTGCATACATCTAATGCATAATTGGCTCACATGGGATTGACTGAAATGACCTTTTAGTCTGACCCCAGATGGCATGGCACAAGCCAACCCACGCTCAGGCTGAATCAGAGCCAGCGAGGTCTGAAAATACTCCACCTGTGTAATCACTGGGTGGTTCTAGATGATGGGTTGGACAGCACACTGTAAGAGCTTATTGTCTAACACTGGTAGAACTAATGTTTCAAACAAGATCTTTCTGCACAttgagcttcttttttttcaattcagttaCAAAAACTTGCACCCTATTACTATAATTTGATAAACCGCAAGGAAAGGCAAAAGCCCAGAATGTAAATAGTATCATTTATCACTGAAAAGTACAGATGCAGGTATTGAATACAATTTTGGGGATGAGTGCAGCAATGACCGATAACAAGATATTAGGCCTCCTTTATGATAAATCAATAGACCCGGAGGTCACCAAGCTATCAGCACAGAGGgaacatttgcttttttctaTGACTCCCTTGCTgtagtttattgttgtttgcaGAATCATAGCGGTTAAAAgttgaaaggaaaaaaggatTTCTGAGGATGTGCATGTTTTAGCGTCAGACTGTTATAGATTTGACCACAGAGTCACGACTGGCTCTCCGTAGGTTCACAGAGTCACTCTGTAGGGACTCACGCTGACAAGCGTCGTTTAGACTCTGAATTATCTTGTCTGGGTGAATTGGCCCTGATGCTTCACAGTGTGAGGTCGATTTACATTCAGTGtctgaaaagacaagaaaccagcaagtttaatttcaaattaaaagtaaacACTTGAACACTTATTCCAGGGACGTGAGCACATTACAATCATGTTCTTTCTAAAAATGCTACTGAACCCTACCTGTTCCCCAAGTaagagaataaaataacaaattgttTGTAACATGTAACACAACACATCCATTCATTTATCCAGTAAtactgctgcacagctgcatgAATAAACAACAGAGAcggtactgtacagtaaatacaaccTACTACCTACATATAGACGTCTACGTTTTAGATTATAACCAAGTACCTGCTGGTCTTTAAGTGAACTTTGACACATTTTCACTGCATCACAGAATGTGAAGGATGACTGAGCAGGAATCCAGTGTCTGAATCTGTCATGTTTTTGGAGGCCACTTGAaggtgtgtgtacgtgtgtgtgtgtgacagtgacgGAACAGGAACGATGGATACCTGACAGACTGACATGCTGTTTACATGCCACATCACCGCATGAAACTTACCTCAACTGTGCTGtctaaacacacactcgcacagacGCAGACATACACAACAATGTTCTGGATGCCTGGAAGGCGGTGACAAGTTTCTTGGCTGAAGGATTTTGTCAActtgtcagctgtgtgtgtgagtaaagtTGGAACATGAGCAGGTTGTAACACTAAACCTTCAACCATGAGGGGGCAAACTAGACCCAAATCCTTCCTGATCAACAGAATTTCTTCCTCGTGAACAACATAAACAGAAGCCGACAGAGATGATTGTTGAGATAACGACAGGTGAGTATGTAGATGCGGGTCTTTGTGGAATAACTTGAATCTGTTTTTCTCACTTATTGCTGTTGTGTTGCAACATAAACTgctgtaatgaaatgtgaattaatcTCAGGCATTATTAAAGAGGAATCTTGTCTTCTCTAAACATATGATAACTGCTATTCTCTGATTactaattttaattaaagtgaCTACTGACTCAATTTATAAGAtaaatgtagtgcagtaaaaacacagaactggccactgagctcctcacccaTGTTCACCTTTGCCACTTACTATTATTCTGTCCTTTCCAAAccataaaaaagtaaataagttATAAATTGTGTTGCTTTTAGTAGCAAACGTCTGCTATTTAACATCTGTGACATCACTTTTCAATCCCGCTGTTTTACACttcagcctgtgtgtgtacttgtactaACAGAGTTCCCACAGCAGCCTGAATCATCTGTAGTTACATCAAACAGGCGAAGTTTCAACTTtaaattctcctctccagctttctctctctgttgacCTTTAATTCGTATGTAATTCACTTCTCTTGTTTTTGCCCTTTCTCAGTCTTATCTTTTTCCTGctcatttttctttcctctcacttttcacattttcattcagattttttttccaacagtgtgaaaaatgaatccattttattttttctgtgtgtttcttgttttgtttttcttgctctttGCTTTCTCACTTTGGCTCCAACCCACTTCCACGCACTGTGGAAGTGGGTTGAAGCCAAAGCAAAGCCAAAATGACTCCCACTTAtaaaggtacacacacacacacacaaacatgcattccCTTCATATACATTTCACCATAACAATCTCATACATTGGATGATTACTCAAGCTTCTGCAGCACTGAAGAGGAGATAATTCATAGTTTATTTCTCCAGAAATATGTGTATCATTTTTGCAACAGAGATAACATTCACACATAAATATCACAGAAAGACGTTCTTACATTAGTGCTGCACAGAGACGCTCACCTCTAAATAAACTCTTTAAAAACTGGATAAAATGTTAACACCCATTCTTATCTCGTCTTCCTACGGCAACACCAAAGGGACAGTTCAATTTCAAGTACAGCACAAGCAACAAAATCctgcataaagaaaaaaaatagttattttctttcaattaatgtctgtttaatgtCTGACTTTCATTTTGTATTGTTGATGAAGTTTGCTCGAcacaacatgtcagtgtttcaCTATGGTAACTGCAGGACATTTGCTGCTATTGTAGCATATCCGTCTCcatataatttagtttttacagtatgatatgataaaaataacaagcttgtttaaataatataacacaTGATCAGAAAATGTGCGACAAAGTTTGTACAAAAGTTGTAATTTTATCCCGTTGcttgactgtgactgtgacttCACAGTTAGTATTTGATGGACCACCTCATACAGTCAGACACAGAAACCTGTTCTACAGAATCAACTCCTCCTACAGTCCTTCCACAAGTCTCCTCACTGAACAAATCACACCGGACACACTACAGATGACCCCCAGACTCAGTATCCCAACATCTATCAGCTGGTCCCTCACAGTGAGGCGGCCCCACTGCAGTCTGAGGTGAAACAGGCATGGCAGTATGAGCGTCATGGCCGCCCCGGTCACGCTGCCTGTCAGACCCATAAGCAAGGAAAACCTGGGCACCAGCAGGGCTAGTAGGTATGATGTCATCAGCAAGGCGCCACGGACGAGCAGAGCTGGACGAGACAGGCCTTGAGCTCCATGTTTTGAGTACGATGAGAGAGCAGGAGAGTCTGGAGATAGAGTGAAGAAGAGAGGCTGAAAAAGTGGACAGAGCTCGTTTATGGGTCACTCAAAAGACGTAGTGATACAAGTATATGACTAAGTAACATTATATACAGTAAGAACTAACAACTTTCTTCAAGAACAGAGCACTGGGAAGCTTTAAAAAACCTTTATATTAAGTAAAACTGTCATGATTCCTGCCTTGCTTGTCTTTATTCTGACTGTTCTGCCTGTTGATGCCTCCCTGCAGCCAGTTTCCCGCTTAATGGATCCTCCTGCCTGTGGTGCATACACCAATAATCACAGAAATCATTCTTCATGAACCTTCATCACATCACTtgaggataaaataaaaatcataatcTGATGTCTTCCTGTTGACAATCAGTAACTGCAAAAAGCTCAGCCATGGTGACAAATGTGATGACAGCCAGGAGTCGTACTGAAGAGTTATAAAATACAGGGAATGTGATATTTGACTTTTTCACAGTAATATGTTGTATTTTctctaatatttaatttcattagttTTGCCAATTTTATTAActgataaattattttctttctttatttttttatattgactTAAGTGAAGCTCCAATTGAAGTTagacaaaattattttattgaaatacacatttttctAATCGTTCAtgtggcttttatttttctcttttccatccatccattttctttacTGCCTGTCCACtcaagggtcacaggagtgctggtGCCTATCCCAGCTTTCATCGTGcaagaggtggggtacaccgTGGACAGGTTGCCGGTCCACTGCAGTGCAGCAATACAGAGATAGACAAACCTATcccactcacattcacacctatgggcagtTTAGAGTTCGCCTATTAACCTGgtgtgcatgtctttggaggtgggaggaagctggactATACTAGGAGAGAATGCACGCAGACACGGGGACGAgatgcaaactccacacagaaaggcacctgcCGAGCCGTGGATTTAATATCTTCCTCTTTTAATCGTGTATTTTCCTTAAGAATCATAATTATGATAGAAGGGATTCTAGCATGTGACATTGGTGGCAAAAACAACTAGAAAGTGAAATAGGCCATTCATGCTATGCTTCAGCACACTTCACACTGAAACCTGCAGAGATTCCCAGgatgctgtttgctgttgtaaAAGGAAATGTGGTGGTCATATATGATTTTACAAATATAGCAAAAATATTACATAATTTCTTTATATCTACCTTCATGGCAAGTATTGGAACAGGCAAATCTACAGGCTTCTGCTTCTCAAACAACAGATTCCTGAGGATCATAGTGGTAAacactgtagctgcagctttaatattATAAAGTTTTGATTTTCTGCTAATAAATCACAACAAGTCCGTCTTTATTTAGCTGAATGAAAGATGAAATATATAGAAGGGAATCTACTTTGTTATAttagtgttatttatttacctcCGAATAAACAGGTCTGAAGTATTTCAGCAGCTGAGTAAAATGGCAGAGGGTAGGACAGAAGGGCTTTAGCCAACAGACACAGGTTGACCACAGGTCGCAGGTCAGAGGGCAGATTGTCTGTGATGACCTCACTGGTGTCTTTCCCCCAGGTCAACACGGCCtaatggaagaagaaaacactttgAACCAGTCCAGTAATCTCCCGTCCTTTGATAACCTGCTGCTCTCAGATAGACACTGACCAGTAACGAAAACATCGTTTTCATGATGCAGGCAGCAGCGTGCGTCCAACCCAGCATAACATCAAACTTCCCTCTGTCCTCCATACTGCCCTCTAGATGAGGGAGGAAGATCTGCGACGTGTAGGAGAAGATGATGACCCCGACGGAGACCAGGAAGTCCTCTGGGttcacagacagagacagagaggaccAAGACCAGCTGCTGGCTCGACTCAGACAGTACAGCATGACCAAAAGGCTGAAAGAGGgtcacagagaaaagaagagacgacacacacaaaaaagagcGATGGAGCTTCTTGGTAAAATTATTGTTAGGTAAAGTAAGTCTAATGAGAGCTGGTTTCTCTCAAGTACAAAGTTAGAAATGAAGGTGTAGGAGGAAACAAATGCACCAAATCACAGTAGAATGAATAAACACTAGCGTTTTTTtctgtgtacttttactgtgtAATTCTGACAAATGTATGTAATTAAAAATTTTTTAATGTTCTTCAGCCAGAGATGCAACAAAGCACAcgaaacaacaaacaaatggtTAAACTCATTTAATTTGGTGGTTTGACCTCAGCTCCTGAGGTCGTTCCTTAATTAATTCaagcactgaaaaaaaacacaataaacccCCAAACTAAATATATTTCTCTCAATTATCAGGATATAATCTAATGTGCATGTGAGCAGGACTTAATGGCCAAAGACAAGTGTGTGGTCAGATGGCTCTAAGTGCTCCAGGAGCAGGAGAAATCCAAGAGCCAGCTCAATTTCTTTTGTCTCAAGCAGGACACCTGCCATTAAAAATGGATTAGTCAACGAGTAACAGCCCTGTGAAGCAGGTGGGCGCAGACAGCATAACCACCAGCAGCTGCAACGTGATCACAGAAGTGAGAATAAAGCAGATTATAAACAGCGCCTTCCTCTCATTATTTAACTTGACTGGTGAGTTTGTCAGCTGATGCCGCTCCTCTGACAAACGCCCAGATTCACCCCTCTGTCAGAACAAAACGTGGAGCGTCTTCTCGTGTAATCACCTGATCAGTACGTGAGCCAGGGAGCAGAGCAGGCTGAGCGTGGAGACTGGTCTGAGATCGGTCAGCAGCAGACAGGGCAGCAGGAACATCAACGAGACCAGTGAGCATGCTGATCTAGGAGCAGCCAACGCTGAGAAGCTGTCAGACAACAGACTGGTGGAGACAACCAGGTACAGGGTGCAGGTCATCACCAGTTCAGTGACCTGGAAACAGTAAACAGTGCAAACATACTTCGTGTGTTATatgtaaaagaaagaacattttcacattttaatctatgtgttgataaaataaattaagaaacaAATACTACTTAAAGTGGCAGAAGCGGTACCTGAGCTACATTAACCATCCACCCCCCAAGTCCAGGCCAGTGGGACCACAGTCCTCTGCAGCAGGCCTCCACTATGTCCTGGTAGCTGTGACGGACTCGGACCTTCGACAGAGAGTCAGACCCTTCACTGAAAGATATGTGGTGATACAAGTGTAAAACAAATTCACTGTTATTATAGTTGCAGAAACTAGGAAGTCGTTTTCACATAAACCGTTTAagcatcagtgtgttttttgtttttttactcgAACACTACCTTTGCTGCTCTTCATACAGACAGGCCACCAGGATCCTCCCTGTGTGGTTACACACCCAAGCGGACAGAACCAGAAGAATCAGGCCCACATAACCTGACTTGACCAGAGCAAAAGGTAAACCCAACACAAAGATACCCTGAGGGAGACGAGAGAGAGATAGGGGGGAGGAAGTGAGTGAGAAAAAGGACTTAATGTGAACAGATGAATCTCTCTCATGGGCCGTGTGACAGACGGTAGCTGTTGAAACACATACCCTGTAATCAAAACAATCATGGTTTGATTCTGGCCAGGAACCTTTGGAGCATGTCATTACCACCTCTTCATCCACGTGTTTCTTGTCTCTACACTCATACTATCAAAATAAAGGCACACATACTAAAACCTAAATGAAACTTTCACTTCTTTTCCACTCATTAGTAACAAGTTATCACTGAATTACTGTGCACAAGACGATGTGCAATAGAAAATATCAGTCAAACCACATGAACAAAGCCATGAGCACAGATTAGAGATACAAACATTTGCAACAGGAAGTTATTCAGGAAGTTCAGTTTACACAGTTATTGGTTGTAAATCATTATAATGTGAAAATTCTGCACCAGTGCAGATTTAGAAAGACGGTTGAAGAGCAAATGAAGAGAAGAGACTGTTCATGGCTGGATGATGAGGCAGCAGGAGAACAGTTCTGGCGTGATGCCTAGAGGGTTTGAGAACGCAGGAGACCAGCAGtggcagaaggaggaggaagagagtggAGCTTTGGCCTTCCACCAAGGGGAAATGTCAGTGACCACCACAGAGAGGAGCACAAGGCGGAGAGAGGGAACGGAGGTGAAGGAGGGACGGGAAcggaaaggagaggagggagaaggagaggcgTCACCACATGGCCGGAGAGCAAGAGGTTAAggaagggaagaggaggaggatgaggggagATCAGAGGAGGCAACAAGCtactgacagagctgctgtgtttcgGATGTTGGAACACGGATGTACAGAGACTCGCTGAGAGAGTCGTGGAAGCACATCACAGGCCGCAGACACGAACACTCGCTGTGGATCCATAAACAGACACGAACGCATTCTCTCGCTTTCAAGTTGCCATTTTGTAACTGCTGTCTGTTAGGCATATGCTGATAGAGCTTTGATGTTCACATGGAGCTGCTGAGGATGAAAGCCGTTTGAGAGAAATCTGAAGCTCGAGTAGCTGATttcatctcccctctctctgtctccagctgcatttctttttctctgtgtgtttttgccagTTAATTCCTCATCGGTTTCTCTGAGCACAACCTGAAACAGCTCCCAATCACAAAGGGCCACAATAGGAGAGGAAAGAAATCCCTGATTGGCTCTAAACAAGATGCAGAAGATGAAGAGATTAATGAttcttttcagctctgtgctgcTACGATCCGACACCCGAGGCACctttaaaatctgtttattcAGGGCATGCCGACCAAGCAAATATGCTCTTTCTCATATTTTACATGCTCACTACTGGACACAAAGCAGCGAGGGTACCTCTGCAGCGcatgcagaaaaaagaaagactatTACACATTCGCTGTTCCTGTCCGGACTTCCCAGGTGCTTTCAGAAGATTTCAACTGCGCCCCTTTAGGTCATACATAGTGTTTTATGCAGGCACATGCCtagtgcaaaagaaaaaagtgataAATGAGAAATGTCTTTCCGCACCATGAGGGGATTAGGTGGAGCAGACACGAGCAGATGCCAGGTTTGACATTTAAATCGCGTgaggtgactttttttttttagttctacTTCTAAGTTTAAtcaaagctgttttatttgttcaggcataaaggaaagaaaaaaaatagaaaaggttttatcaaatgtgtttttctgtttcgtGGTTTC from Anabas testudineus chromosome 24, fAnaTes1.2, whole genome shotgun sequence includes these protein-coding regions:
- the LOC113149303 gene encoding vesicular inhibitory amino acid transporter-like, producing MGSLHGAWSSGAPRSAAGSLWGWAVSRLHLDWTARFFQEDVEMLVLTQSDELNRTYDEDNRVPFDRAANTSMSFNDTRRNRASCRRDSVSLTAQDTVTMRDRPAANPLGSPSTVLPDGPAFKETRATLVTTGPKTITTTLAVSPADSPWFKNANSYDEGRKSSEIQADKTGSQSQGNKRKPCRAGGTLRKQRLCVDEEEKEDEEEPEERTSQFCASVEEERTRTSLAKPVQSLNPSPTITAWEAGWNVTNAIQGIFVLGLPFALVKSGYVGLILLVLSAWVCNHTGRILVACLYEEQQSEGSDSLSKVRVRHSYQDIVEACCRGLWSHWPGLGGWMVNVAQVTELVMTCTLYLVVSTSLLSDSFSALAAPRSACSLVSLMFLLPCLLLTDLRPVSTLSLLCSLAHVLISLLVMLYCLSRASSWSWSSLSLSVNPEDFLVSVGVIIFSYTSQIFLPHLEGSMEDRGKFDVMLGWTHAAACIMKTMFSLLAVLTWGKDTSEVITDNLPSDLRPVVNLCLLAKALLSYPLPFYSAAEILQTCLFGDSPALSSYSKHGAQGLSRPALLVRGALLMTSYLLALLVPRFSLLMGLTGSVTGAAMTLILPCLFHLRLQWGRLTVRDQLIDVGILSLGVICSVSGVICSVRRLVEGL